Proteins from one Gimesia maris genomic window:
- a CDS encoding Nif3-like dinuclear metal center hexameric protein gives MTDVAEIQEYLAHLAPPDLAESWDNVGLLTGDPAQPVSRILTCLTLTPDVAAEAISEKADLIISHHPILFRPIQQITSHSVEGKMLLDLIQANIAVYSPHTSYDSAEQGINWQLAQLLGLEDVGILRPLNSTADPGLPEQGAGRFGSLPAEFTLAQVNQLIKQALKIDALQFVGNPEMKVKRIGIACGAAAEFLRDAHCHDCQVLLTGEARFHACLEARALGMGLVLPGHYATERPAMEQLAELLQQKFTQLTIWASQKETDPLQWDCEAD, from the coding sequence ATGACGGATGTTGCAGAAATTCAGGAATACCTGGCACACCTCGCTCCCCCGGATCTGGCAGAGAGCTGGGATAATGTCGGTTTATTAACGGGTGACCCTGCGCAACCGGTCAGTCGGATTCTCACTTGCCTGACGCTGACTCCGGATGTGGCTGCAGAAGCGATTTCGGAAAAAGCGGATCTCATTATCAGTCATCACCCGATTCTGTTTCGACCGATACAGCAGATCACTTCACACTCAGTAGAAGGTAAAATGCTGCTGGACCTGATCCAGGCGAATATTGCGGTTTACAGTCCTCACACGTCGTATGACAGTGCAGAGCAGGGCATTAACTGGCAACTGGCCCAACTGCTGGGACTGGAAGATGTGGGAATTCTCAGACCTCTGAATTCGACAGCAGATCCAGGTCTGCCAGAGCAGGGGGCGGGGCGTTTTGGCTCACTACCGGCTGAATTTACGCTTGCGCAGGTTAATCAGCTCATCAAGCAGGCACTTAAGATCGACGCGCTGCAGTTCGTGGGAAATCCGGAGATGAAGGTGAAACGGATTGGCATCGCCTGTGGTGCCGCAGCGGAATTTCTGAGAGACGCACACTGTCACGATTGTCAGGTCCTGTTGACTGGCGAAGCCCGATTTCACGCCTGTCTGGAGGCCCGCGCATTGGGAATGGGTCTGGTTCTACCTGGCCACTACGCCACGGAGCGTCCGGCGATGGAGCAGCTGGCAGAACTGCTGCAGCAGAAGTTTACTCAGTTGACGATCTGGGCGAGTCAAAAGGAGACAGATCCGCTGCAATGGGATTGTGAAGCAGACTGA
- a CDS encoding DUF1559 family PulG-like putative transporter, translating into MPVSNLPSPPPQINQHPARATRQRGFTLIELLVVIAIIAILIALLLPAVQQAREAARMAQCKNNLRQIVLACHMYADSNGGYWPRAAADSHVGLGGKKRWHGERTTDDGTTKFQAHLGPLAPFLEQSTSIKKCPTFGNFSAHGTVANAFEGGTGGYGYNQAYLGGTSWKYTYPTCNMIATNMREIGSLARTVAFSDAALAQGFPDLHIIEYSFIEPPYFIDNWTPTFSEAPWRPDPSIHFRHTGTVANIAWADGRVTSAVMAGTGTSAYGGDPQKFQIGWFGPMDSNILFNNKDKLETEMGGVH; encoded by the coding sequence ATGCCTGTTTCGAATCTTCCCTCCCCTCCTCCTCAAATCAATCAGCACCCTGCCAGAGCCACCCGTCAACGTGGCTTTACCCTGATCGAGCTGCTGGTTGTCATCGCCATCATTGCGATTCTGATTGCCTTACTGCTCCCCGCCGTTCAGCAGGCTCGCGAAGCAGCCCGGATGGCTCAGTGTAAAAATAACCTGAGACAGATTGTATTGGCCTGTCACATGTACGCGGATTCCAATGGCGGGTACTGGCCACGCGCTGCTGCCGACTCGCATGTAGGCCTGGGGGGTAAAAAACGCTGGCACGGTGAACGAACCACCGACGATGGCACCACGAAATTCCAGGCGCACCTGGGACCATTGGCACCGTTCCTCGAGCAAAGTACGAGTATTAAAAAATGCCCGACGTTTGGTAACTTTTCCGCCCATGGGACTGTGGCCAATGCGTTTGAAGGGGGAACCGGAGGCTACGGTTACAATCAGGCTTACCTGGGCGGAACATCCTGGAAATACACGTACCCCACCTGTAATATGATCGCCACGAACATGCGGGAGATTGGCAGCCTGGCCCGCACGGTTGCATTTTCAGACGCCGCCCTGGCTCAGGGCTTTCCCGATTTACACATCATCGAATACAGCTTTATCGAGCCTCCTTACTTCATCGATAACTGGACCCCGACTTTCTCGGAAGCTCCCTGGCGGCCCGATCCCTCCATTCATTTCCGCCATACAGGAACCGTCGCCAATATTGCCTGGGCAGACGGTCGTGTGACGTCAGCAGTGATGGCAGGTACAGGAACTTCAGCCTACGGAGGAGATCCCCAAAAATTCCAGATTGGCTGGTTCGGACCGATGGACAGTAATATCCTGTTCAACAACAAAGACAAACTGGAAACCGAGATGGGAGGCGTACATTAA
- the ilvE gene encoding branched-chain-amino-acid transaminase, which produces MSLQVYIDGKLLPKEEAKISVFDHGLLYGDGVFEGIRVYNKKVFLIQEHIDRLYESALAIRLEIPLSKEEMVEAINETVAANKIENGYIRLVITRGAGSLGLDIRRTSNPQVIIIADNISLYDPQLYIDGLKIITAATIRNHPAALSSRVKSLNYLNNILAKIEGTDAGCIEALMLNHKGEVAECTGDNIFIVKNGVLKTPSVDAGILEGITRNAVIRLAEQSGITVDQSPFTRHDIFVADECFLTGSAAEVIPVVELDGRQIGTGKPGPMTKDLNEKFKQLTRE; this is translated from the coding sequence ATGTCGCTCCAAGTTTATATTGACGGAAAACTGCTTCCTAAGGAAGAAGCAAAAATCAGTGTATTCGATCATGGTCTGCTGTATGGTGACGGCGTCTTCGAAGGCATCCGCGTCTACAATAAAAAAGTGTTTCTGATCCAGGAACACATTGACCGTCTGTATGAGAGCGCGCTGGCGATTCGCCTGGAGATTCCTCTCTCTAAAGAGGAAATGGTAGAAGCGATCAATGAAACAGTGGCAGCGAACAAGATTGAGAATGGCTACATCCGACTGGTAATCACGCGTGGGGCCGGCTCTCTGGGACTGGATATCCGCCGTACCAGTAATCCACAGGTCATCATCATTGCGGACAATATCTCCCTCTATGATCCGCAATTGTACATCGATGGATTGAAAATCATCACCGCTGCCACCATTCGCAATCATCCGGCTGCATTGTCTTCCCGGGTGAAATCACTCAACTATCTGAATAACATCCTCGCGAAGATTGAAGGCACCGATGCCGGCTGTATTGAGGCATTGATGTTGAACCACAAAGGGGAAGTCGCCGAATGCACGGGCGACAATATTTTCATTGTGAAAAATGGTGTGTTGAAAACCCCCTCCGTGGATGCCGGGATTCTGGAAGGCATCACCCGTAATGCGGTGATCAGGCTGGCTGAGCAGTCAGGGATCACCGTCGATCAGTCGCCGTTTACACGACATGATATTTTTGTGGCTGACGAATGTTTCCTGACCGGGTCTGCTGCAGAAGTGATTCCCGTTGTGGAACTGGATGGCCGCCAGATCGGAACCGGCAAGCCTGGGCCGATGACGAAAGATCTCAACGAGAAATTCAAACAGTTGACGCGGGAATAA
- a CDS encoding Flp family type IVb pilin — protein MKNIINQLINDEAGFIVSAELVLISSIAVLAMIVGLSEVANNVNQELEDVGSAFASIDQSYKLSNAHGHKACTDGSRFNDCPDFCSGQWDVQ, from the coding sequence ATGAAAAACATTATCAACCAACTGATCAACGACGAAGCCGGCTTCATTGTTTCTGCAGAACTCGTACTCATTTCCAGCATCGCCGTGCTGGCCATGATCGTCGGACTGTCTGAAGTCGCCAACAACGTCAACCAGGAACTGGAAGATGTCGGCAGTGCCTTCGCCAGTATCGATCAGTCTTACAAATTGAGCAACGCACATGGCCACAAAGCCTGCACCGATGGCAGCAGATTCAACGACTGCCCTGACTTCTGCTCCGGTCAGTGGGACGTGCAGTAA
- a CDS encoding beta-propeller fold lactonase family protein, translated as MQRLMLPAVLLLSLLTTSASAQTVKTLAGTGKVGHTGDGGPAVKAQVGEPYGLTLGPDGALYVCEIKSHVIRRIDEKTGKISTVAGSGKKGYSGDSGLALAAELNEPYEVRFDKAGNMYFVEMINNIVRRVDAKTGKISTVAGTGEKGFSGDGGPATSATFSRPHSIALDNDNNLYICDIGNHRIRRVDLTTGTVSTFSGTGERKATPDGAKVEGTPLNGPRALDFFTDGSGKGSLYLALREGNKVYRIDLDDQTLHHIAGTGKKGYTGHGGPAKKATLSGPKGISVAPNGDVYLADTESHTIRVIRKKDGTIETAVGDGKKGDGPDGDPAHCRMARPHGVYVGPNGNVYIGDSETYRVRKLTTGTHK; from the coding sequence ATGCAACGATTGATGTTACCTGCAGTCCTGCTGCTCAGCCTGTTAACTACGTCTGCTTCTGCACAAACCGTCAAGACACTCGCCGGCACAGGAAAAGTCGGACATACCGGCGACGGTGGCCCCGCAGTGAAAGCCCAGGTCGGCGAACCCTATGGCCTGACTCTGGGACCGGACGGCGCACTCTATGTCTGTGAAATCAAAAGCCACGTCATCCGGCGCATTGATGAAAAAACGGGAAAGATTTCCACGGTCGCCGGTTCCGGTAAGAAAGGCTACAGCGGCGACAGTGGCCTGGCATTAGCAGCAGAACTCAATGAGCCATACGAAGTCCGCTTCGATAAAGCTGGCAATATGTATTTTGTCGAGATGATCAACAATATCGTCCGCCGCGTCGATGCCAAAACAGGCAAGATCTCGACTGTCGCCGGCACAGGGGAAAAAGGATTCTCAGGGGATGGCGGCCCGGCTACCAGTGCCACATTCTCCCGGCCACACTCGATCGCGCTGGACAATGATAACAATCTTTACATCTGCGATATCGGCAATCACCGCATCCGCCGCGTCGATCTGACCACCGGTACGGTCAGCACTTTTTCCGGAACGGGGGAACGGAAAGCAACTCCCGATGGCGCGAAAGTCGAAGGCACTCCCCTGAACGGCCCGCGGGCGCTGGATTTCTTCACCGATGGCTCCGGAAAGGGTTCGCTGTATCTCGCGCTACGTGAAGGAAACAAAGTATATCGCATCGATCTGGATGATCAGACTTTACATCACATCGCCGGTACGGGTAAAAAAGGATATACGGGACATGGCGGCCCTGCAAAGAAGGCGACCCTCTCCGGCCCGAAAGGAATTTCGGTCGCACCGAATGGCGATGTCTACCTGGCTGATACGGAGAGCCATACCATTCGCGTCATCCGTAAAAAAGATGGCACGATTGAGACGGCTGTCGGAGACGGCAAAAAAGGTGATGGCCCCGATGGTGATCCAGCCCACTGTCGTATGGCGCGCCCGCATGGCGTGTATGTGGGTCCAAACGGGAATGTCTATATTGGAGACAGTGAAACTTACCGCGTTCGCAAGTTAACAACAGGAACTCATAAATGA
- a CDS encoding YHS domain-containing protein: MRISTSAAVRILCVSLLLLCAAGAQGEPASKAAPESQKDAQTVKQALAEFNSLIGGWRGVGMIKRNSRKGAWSENAEWVWKFKPGSTSIAYEITDGKFLKSASLSYDPEQKHYQLATVLPDGTSRDYTGSLSKDTLVLESTPDSEGAIYRMSIRRLNEKRTLVLFEQRNKGQSFYYRLAEVGYTREGTRLADPGSGGPECIVTGGAGTIQVSYQGKTYFVCCSGCKQAFDEDPETYIAEAKQKAEERRKQKSN, from the coding sequence ATGCGAATTTCAACTTCTGCTGCTGTCCGTATTCTGTGTGTTTCTCTGCTGCTGCTCTGCGCGGCTGGCGCTCAGGGAGAGCCGGCCAGTAAGGCGGCTCCCGAATCGCAAAAAGATGCTCAGACAGTCAAGCAGGCATTGGCGGAATTCAATTCGCTGATTGGCGGCTGGCGGGGGGTGGGAATGATCAAACGCAACTCCCGCAAAGGGGCCTGGTCCGAAAATGCAGAGTGGGTCTGGAAGTTTAAACCCGGATCTACCAGCATTGCCTATGAGATCACCGATGGGAAATTCCTGAAATCCGCGTCCCTCAGTTATGATCCGGAACAGAAACATTATCAGTTGGCTACCGTCCTGCCAGACGGGACAAGTCGCGATTATACGGGAAGCTTAAGCAAGGATACGCTGGTTCTGGAATCAACTCCCGATTCAGAAGGAGCCATCTATCGGATGTCCATTCGTCGCCTGAACGAGAAACGTACCCTGGTGCTGTTCGAACAGCGAAATAAAGGGCAATCATTTTATTATCGGCTGGCAGAAGTGGGCTACACCAGAGAAGGGACACGGCTGGCAGATCCGGGAAGCGGTGGACCCGAATGTATTGTGACCGGCGGTGCGGGAACGATTCAGGTCAGCTATCAGGGAAAGACGTATTTTGTCTGCTGCAGCGGCTGTAAGCAGGCTTTCGATGAAGACCCGGAAACTTATATAGCGGAAGCAAAACAGAAAGCCGAAGAACGCAGAAAACAGAAGTCGAACTGA
- a CDS encoding ABC transporter ATP-binding protein, with protein MTETLSMPHPQLAAVAIEKAYRKDKHKVPVLRGIDVEVQKAEFLSIVGQSGSGKSTLMHLFGLLDSPDIGEIHLEGQRIDDLPDHARDQIRNRVFGFIFQFYHLLPELNLLENVLSPLMIRYSTWEYWKRKKQFRQDALEIIEKVGLSHRIKHRPSEMSGGEMQRAAIARALIAKPQILLADEPTGNLDSSTGKEIMDLLTNLNEQEQLTIIMVTHDNSIAAQAHRTVRLLEGQIEVVGKSQATSVPA; from the coding sequence ATGACCGAGACCCTATCCATGCCTCATCCACAGTTAGCGGCGGTTGCCATCGAAAAGGCCTATCGAAAAGATAAACACAAAGTTCCCGTGCTGCGGGGCATTGATGTGGAAGTCCAGAAGGCCGAGTTCCTGTCGATCGTGGGGCAGTCCGGGTCCGGAAAAAGTACGCTGATGCATCTGTTTGGGCTCCTGGATTCTCCCGACATCGGAGAAATTCATCTGGAAGGTCAGCGGATCGATGATCTGCCCGACCATGCCCGCGATCAGATACGTAACCGGGTCTTCGGCTTTATTTTCCAGTTCTACCATCTGCTGCCTGAACTGAACCTGCTGGAAAACGTGCTTTCCCCGCTGATGATTCGTTACTCGACATGGGAATACTGGAAGAGGAAAAAGCAGTTTCGACAGGACGCTTTAGAGATTATCGAAAAAGTGGGCCTGTCGCACCGAATCAAGCATCGCCCGTCAGAAATGTCGGGTGGAGAAATGCAGCGGGCCGCTATTGCCCGGGCTTTAATTGCCAAGCCTCAGATCCTGCTGGCGGACGAACCTACCGGAAATCTGGATAGTAGTACCGGTAAAGAGATTATGGACCTGCTGACCAACTTGAATGAGCAGGAACAGCTGACTATCATCATGGTGACGCACGACAATTCGATTGCCGCCCAGGCGCATCGGACGGTTCGGCTGCTGGAAGGTCAGATTGAGGTTGTGGGGAAATCCCAAGCCACTTCCGTTCCCGCTTAG
- a CDS encoding ABC transporter permease, translating into MYKSLLCLRYLRTRYIALASIISMTLGVATMIVVNSVMDGFSTDMRTRLRGILADVIVETNSLDGEPDTRDIKNSIQRAIGDDIAGMTSTVEIYAMLSVQYGSQWQSKPVTLIGIDPETKATVGPLAQYLEHTKDNDIPNWELSPEAMAYRKEWTTRAQWMVDRWNHNPPPIEENEQVSFEEPVESNEPLPAPKFANDTATVSPFDQAPKPESSHKADPSANPFSEDMKVSAFEEKEKEDPGSPLKGRVYIGYGLVSFPYEDPETGKTEMFQIVKPGDDVKISTVSAGQPPEPRHFNATVVDLFKSNMSEHDSSLVFCNLEYLQEMRGMIDPVNGEKSITSIQIKLKHPEDAAMVVSKLEEALPAGRFRVRTWEDKQGPLLAAVEVESAILNVLLFLIIAVAGFGILAIFFMITIEKTRDIGVLKALGASSNGIMSIFLSYGLALGLVGSGVGVIVGLLFVRYINEIEKAITWITGRKVFDQRIYYFPEISTHVNPMMVFWVALGAMVIAVLASILPARKAARFHPVESLRYE; encoded by the coding sequence ATGTACAAATCACTGCTTTGCCTGCGATATTTGAGAACCCGATATATTGCGCTGGCCAGTATCATCAGCATGACCCTGGGTGTGGCGACGATGATTGTCGTCAACAGTGTAATGGATGGTTTCAGTACGGATATGCGAACCCGTCTGCGAGGCATCCTGGCGGATGTAATTGTGGAAACCAATTCTCTGGACGGCGAACCCGATACCAGGGATATTAAGAACAGCATCCAGCGTGCGATTGGCGACGATATTGCCGGGATGACGTCGACCGTCGAAATTTATGCCATGCTCAGTGTGCAATATGGTTCGCAGTGGCAGAGTAAGCCGGTCACGCTGATTGGTATCGACCCTGAAACCAAAGCTACCGTCGGCCCGCTGGCACAATATCTGGAACATACAAAAGACAACGACATTCCCAACTGGGAACTTTCGCCGGAAGCGATGGCCTATCGAAAAGAATGGACCACGCGTGCCCAGTGGATGGTCGATCGCTGGAACCATAATCCCCCACCCATCGAAGAGAACGAGCAGGTTTCTTTCGAAGAACCGGTCGAATCGAATGAGCCACTGCCGGCACCAAAGTTTGCCAATGATACCGCGACAGTGTCCCCATTTGATCAGGCGCCGAAACCGGAATCCTCTCACAAAGCTGACCCGTCAGCCAATCCATTCAGCGAAGACATGAAAGTCTCAGCTTTTGAAGAAAAAGAAAAAGAAGACCCCGGCAGTCCGCTGAAGGGGCGCGTGTATATCGGTTATGGCCTGGTGAGTTTTCCTTATGAAGATCCGGAAACCGGTAAAACGGAAATGTTCCAGATTGTCAAACCGGGTGATGATGTCAAAATCAGTACGGTATCCGCTGGTCAACCTCCGGAGCCGAGACACTTCAATGCCACGGTCGTTGATCTGTTCAAGAGTAACATGAGCGAACACGACAGCAGCCTGGTGTTCTGTAATCTCGAATATCTTCAGGAAATGCGTGGGATGATCGACCCTGTCAACGGGGAGAAATCGATCACATCGATCCAGATTAAACTGAAACATCCGGAAGATGCCGCCATGGTTGTCAGCAAGCTGGAAGAAGCTCTGCCTGCGGGTCGATTTCGCGTGCGGACCTGGGAAGATAAGCAGGGTCCCCTGCTGGCTGCAGTCGAAGTCGAATCTGCGATTCTGAACGTGCTGCTGTTTCTGATCATTGCGGTTGCCGGTTTTGGAATCCTGGCGATCTTTTTTATGATCACCATCGAAAAGACGCGTGATATCGGCGTGCTCAAAGCGCTGGGTGCCAGTTCAAACGGCATCATGTCCATCTTCCTGTCGTACGGGCTGGCGTTAGGGCTGGTGGGCAGTGGGGTCGGTGTGATTGTCGGTCTGCTGTTTGTGAGATACATCAACGAAATTGAAAAAGCGATTACCTGGATCACCGGGCGGAAGGTGTTCGATCAGCGTATTTATTACTTCCCTGAAATTTCGACTCATGTGAATCCGATGATGGTTTTCTGGGTCGCCCTTGGTGCGATGGTGATTGCTGTCCTTGCCAGTATTTTACCGGCACGTAAGGCCGCACGATTTCATCCTGTGGAATCACTGCGTTACGAATAA
- the fliS gene encoding flagellar export chaperone FliS — MNGADYIENQVLTAKPHQLHLMVVDGALRFARKAVQAAEENHFEQAHFALDKSRDLVAELIGGLDSSQQPEMVEQLKALFVFVYENLHHADVKQEVSYIHNAIKVLMIHREGWCELMEKLQDETPHETSIIHPQESLQRPHHLEQADQPHQSRSWLT, encoded by the coding sequence ATGAACGGAGCAGACTATATTGAGAACCAGGTTTTAACAGCAAAACCGCACCAGTTACATCTTATGGTTGTAGACGGAGCCTTACGCTTTGCCAGAAAAGCAGTACAAGCCGCCGAAGAAAATCATTTTGAGCAGGCTCACTTTGCACTCGATAAAAGTCGTGATCTGGTCGCGGAGCTGATCGGGGGGCTGGACTCTTCTCAACAACCGGAAATGGTTGAGCAACTCAAAGCTCTGTTCGTTTTCGTTTATGAAAACCTGCACCACGCCGACGTGAAACAGGAAGTGAGCTATATACACAATGCGATCAAAGTTCTGATGATTCATCGGGAAGGCTGGTGTGAACTCATGGAGAAGCTTCAAGATGAAACACCTCATGAAACCAGCATCATTCACCCGCAGGAGAGTTTACAGCGACCACATCATCTTGAGCAGGCCGACCAACCTCATCAGAGCCGCTCCTGGTTAACTTGA
- the lysS gene encoding lysine--tRNA ligase: protein MSKVKPNRFEAERIKKLEKIQSLGFDPWGQRFDGHIPIAEARSQAPEASGEDGEEVRIAGRIMLRRKAGKLRFYDIKDWTGKIQLLFSRGDLTEAQWELMGTLDLGDLIGIDGCLRRTETGEISVFVKELTVLCKSLAQPPEKHHSVKDVELLLRQRSLDLIYTEGVLEKMLKRSQIIDSVRQTLRNQKFAEVETPVLHAVAGGAAARPFITHHNTLDIELYMRIALELHLKRLMVGGIERVYEIGRVFRNEGIDATHNPEFTMIEIYQAYGDYETMMDLTEAIVTDAVKTISDTMELPWGEGETIDFSGPWERKKYLDLVREHAGCDPADPAAVAAVAKQHGIETENVHPDVVLNEVFEATCEAHLTGPVFVIDYPASICPLTKRKQDDPNIAERFELFVKGMELANAYTELNDPLLQEELFQTQLSGLSDEDSMAKMDTDFIKALKVGMPPAGGLGIGIDRLVMLLTNSHSIRDVIYFPLLRPEGQPSQPE, encoded by the coding sequence ATGTCCAAAGTGAAACCCAACCGTTTTGAAGCAGAACGGATTAAAAAGTTAGAGAAAATACAGTCTCTCGGATTTGATCCCTGGGGTCAGCGGTTTGACGGCCATATTCCGATCGCGGAAGCACGTAGTCAAGCGCCTGAAGCTTCCGGCGAAGACGGGGAAGAAGTACGGATCGCAGGACGCATCATGTTGCGTCGCAAAGCAGGAAAGCTCCGTTTTTATGATATCAAAGACTGGACGGGTAAAATCCAGCTGCTCTTTTCCCGCGGCGATTTGACTGAGGCCCAGTGGGAACTGATGGGGACACTCGATCTGGGCGATCTGATCGGCATTGATGGTTGCCTGCGCAGAACCGAGACCGGCGAAATCTCCGTTTTTGTCAAAGAGCTGACTGTACTCTGTAAATCCCTGGCACAGCCGCCGGAAAAACATCATAGCGTGAAAGATGTGGAACTGCTGCTGCGTCAACGCTCGCTGGATCTGATCTATACCGAAGGCGTGCTGGAAAAAATGCTCAAACGGAGTCAGATCATTGACTCGGTCCGGCAGACGCTGCGGAATCAGAAGTTCGCGGAAGTCGAAACGCCCGTGTTACATGCTGTCGCCGGTGGCGCTGCAGCGCGGCCATTTATTACACACCATAATACGCTCGATATCGAGCTCTACATGCGGATTGCCCTGGAACTGCACCTCAAACGATTGATGGTCGGCGGCATTGAACGCGTATATGAAATCGGACGTGTCTTCCGCAATGAAGGAATCGACGCGACACATAATCCCGAATTCACAATGATCGAAATCTACCAGGCGTATGGCGATTATGAAACGATGATGGATCTGACCGAAGCCATCGTTACCGACGCCGTCAAAACAATCAGCGATACCATGGAACTTCCCTGGGGCGAAGGTGAAACGATCGATTTCAGTGGTCCCTGGGAACGAAAAAAATATCTCGACCTCGTCAGAGAGCACGCCGGCTGTGATCCTGCTGATCCGGCTGCTGTTGCGGCAGTGGCAAAACAGCACGGGATTGAAACGGAAAACGTACATCCCGACGTGGTGCTGAATGAAGTTTTTGAAGCTACCTGCGAAGCACATCTGACAGGCCCGGTCTTCGTCATCGATTACCCTGCCTCAATCTGCCCGCTGACCAAGCGGAAGCAGGATGATCCCAACATTGCCGAGCGGTTCGAACTGTTCGTCAAGGGGATGGAACTGGCGAATGCCTATACAGAGCTAAATGACCCGCTGCTGCAGGAAGAATTATTCCAGACACAACTCTCGGGGCTTTCGGATGAAGACTCGATGGCGAAGATGGATACAGATTTTATTAAAGCGTTAAAGGTTGGTATGCCGCCGGCTGGAGGACTGGGAATCGGGATTGACCGTCTGGTGATGTTGCTGACGAACAGTCACAGCATTCGCGACGTCATCTACTTCCCACTGCTTCGACCGGAAGGACAGCCGTCACAGCCTGAGTAA
- a CDS encoding FG-GAP repeat domain-containing protein: protein MNHRNHIYRRLSCYSVFALLSLLTAPLTLFAGETWQRQQLDAAFRSEGSAAADVNKDGKMDVIAGDVWYEAPDWKMHEVRKPGKFVAGVGYSDSFCNFAYDINQDGWTDFIYVSFPGKEFYWYENPKNESGHWKEHLIWHSICNESPQFADLTGDGKPELIFGSQPEQQMGYLEIPSPDLADKKWTFTPISKPGDPMKNGTFKYYHGLGVGDFNQDGRQDVLIPNGWWEAPETLGESLWEFHPFTLSVNGSEPSEKMADLHVEDLDMDGDMDILGSSAHAFGVWWFENLTGGDEPKFKAHLIDKSYSQTHAMHFIDMNGDGQRDMVTGKRFFAHNGKDPGGKEPVVMYWYEIKRDKNAAPEIIPHKIEAGNDTGVGTQFSMADMNGDGRPDIVLSNKKGVNVLIQK, encoded by the coding sequence ATGAATCATCGCAATCACATCTACCGTCGACTGAGTTGTTACTCCGTCTTCGCGCTGCTGTCTCTGCTGACCGCTCCGTTGACCCTTTTCGCAGGTGAAACCTGGCAGCGACAGCAACTGGATGCCGCTTTCCGTTCGGAAGGATCTGCAGCGGCTGACGTGAATAAAGATGGCAAGATGGATGTGATTGCCGGCGACGTCTGGTATGAGGCCCCCGACTGGAAAATGCATGAAGTTCGCAAACCGGGAAAATTCGTCGCTGGTGTCGGTTACAGTGACAGCTTCTGTAACTTCGCGTACGACATCAACCAGGATGGCTGGACTGATTTCATTTACGTCAGCTTTCCTGGCAAAGAATTCTACTGGTATGAAAACCCAAAGAACGAATCAGGCCACTGGAAAGAGCACCTGATCTGGCACAGCATCTGTAATGAGTCACCACAGTTCGCCGATCTGACTGGAGACGGCAAACCGGAACTGATTTTTGGATCGCAACCCGAACAGCAGATGGGCTATCTGGAAATCCCCTCTCCTGATCTGGCTGATAAAAAATGGACCTTCACGCCGATCAGCAAACCCGGCGATCCCATGAAGAACGGGACATTTAAATATTATCACGGGCTGGGCGTCGGCGACTTCAATCAGGATGGTCGACAGGACGTACTGATCCCCAATGGCTGGTGGGAAGCCCCGGAAACCCTGGGAGAAAGCCTGTGGGAATTCCACCCCTTTACCCTCAGTGTGAATGGCTCAGAACCATCAGAAAAAATGGCTGACCTGCATGTCGAAGATCTCGACATGGACGGCGACATGGACATCCTCGGCAGTTCAGCTCACGCATTTGGCGTCTGGTGGTTTGAAAATCTCACTGGCGGAGATGAACCCAAATTCAAAGCACACCTGATTGACAAAAGTTATTCCCAGACACATGCCATGCATTTCATTGACATGAATGGGGACGGTCAACGGGACATGGTCACCGGCAAACGGTTTTTCGCCCACAACGGCAAAGACCCCGGTGGAAAAGAACCGGTTGTAATGTACTGGTATGAAATCAAACGCGACAAAAACGCGGCCCCTGAGATCATTCCGCACAAAATCGAAGCCGGCAACGATACGGGCGTGGGAACCCAGTTTTCGATGGCGGACATGAACGGCGATGGCCGCCCCGATATCGTTCTCTCCAATAAAAAAGGAGTCAATGTTCTGATCCAGAAATAG
- a CDS encoding branched chain amino acid aminotransferase encodes MKTMLIRLMNDEAGFIVSSELVLISTIAVLAMIVGLSEVAHGVNQELEDVGSAFGRINQSYYVAGAHGHKACTDGSSFHDQVDFCDGENDIVCDRSPRKEGNGYYN; translated from the coding sequence ATGAAAACTATGCTGATCCGTTTAATGAACGACGAGGCCGGCTTTATTGTCTCGTCCGAGCTGGTCCTGATTTCCACCATCGCCGTGCTGGCCATGATTGTCGGGCTGAGTGAAGTCGCCCATGGCGTCAACCAGGAGCTGGAAGATGTCGGGAGTGCCTTCGGGCGGATTAACCAGAGCTACTACGTTGCGGGAGCTCACGGCCATAAAGCCTGTACGGACGGCAGCAGCTTCCATGACCAGGTTGACTTCTGCGATGGCGAGAACGATATCGTCTGCGACCGTTCACCACGTAAAGAAGGTAACGGCTACTACAACTGA